The DNA window CGGATGAAATATTTACGGTGGTGTTGCGTCCGATGCGTACTTGACCTTTTGGTAATACCTTACCTGATGTTAGCATGGAACGCGGAGAGCTGCAAGAACTTATTGCAACTGCAATGAGAATAAAAAAGGGAATGAATCCTGTGTGTTTTATCTGCATACTATAAAGTTAACGATTATATTTGATACAAAATTGATACCATGCTTCAACGTTTGTTTTTTAACATTTTTTGTTTGTTTTTAATATTAAACTCCGCATCTGCGCAAACCATTCAGATGTTGAATACTGATGGTGAGCTGTCGTTTCGTGGGTTAAGTGTGGTGGATGATGATGTTGTGTGGGTGAGTGGAAGTAAAGGAACTGTTGGTAAATCGATTGATGGTGGAAAAACATTTCAATGGATGAAGGTGAAAGGATATGAGCAATGCGATTTTAGAGATATTGAGGCATTTAGCAAAGATGTAGCGATTATTATGTCGATTGCTGAGCCGGCTTATATTTTAAAAACCACAAACGGAGGCAGGAGTTGGAAAAAGGTCTATGAAAATGCCACCAAAGGAATGTTTTTAGATGCGATGGATTTTTTTGATGAAAAGCATGGAGTTGTGATTGGTGATCCCATCAATGGATTTTTCTTTATCGCCCAAACCAAGGATGGAGGGAAAACGTGGAAAGAAACCTTTCATGGATATTATTTGACTGCAGATAGTTCTGAAGCTTGTTTTGCCAGTAGTGGAACCAATATTCGACTATTTTCACAACAACGGTTTGGATTTGTATCCGGTGGAATGTTTTCAAGGTTTTGTAAAGGCAATGAAATGATGAGTATTCCCATTTTACAAGGTGGTAAAACAACAGGTGCGAACTCGTTTGCTTTTAAAGATTCACTTACCATAATGGTGGTCGGAGGTGATTTTTCTGATTTACAAGCCAGTCCAACCTGTGTATTTACTAATGATGGCGGTAAAACCTGGACAACCTCCACAGTTCCGCCTTCCGGTTATAAGAGTTGTGTGGAGTTTTTAGAGGGAAATACATGGATTTGTTGTGGATTATCAGGAGTAGATATTAGTAATGATAATGGTAAAACATGGACAAAAGTATCCACTGATTCCTTTCATGCTTGCCGAAAAGCCAAGAAAGGTAATGGCGTATATTTTAGTGGTGCTAAGAGTAGAATAGGAAAGATGATTAAAATCAATTAGTCGCCCAACCTTCCGATTCCTCTTTTTCAAGAAAAACCATTATCTTTGCCCTCCAAATAAAGAAAATCATTAATATTTTATTGTATGAAAAAACTAGTTCTCTCTGCTTCCCTTTTTCTATTTGGTTATGTTTCTGTTGCGCAACAAAACCTTACTCCTGAAATGTTAATTCAAATGAGTAAAGTGGGTGTATCCGGACTGACCAAGGATGGAAAATCGGTTGTGTATTCGGTTCGTACCTATAACATTGCTGCGGATAAAAAAACGACACAAGTATTTGTTCAACCAATTGTCGGTGGTAAAGCTGTTGAAAATCCAAATGGTAATGATCTTGTTCCCAACAACCGCATTTCTCCGGATGGCACAATGAGCATTTCTGCTTCGGATGTTCCAGTTTATAAAATGTTTGGTAAAGATGTTTATAGCGACCTTCCAAAATCAGATGTAAATATTTATGATGACTTAAATTACCGTCACTGGGATACTTGGGAAGATGGTTCATTCAGTCACATATTTATCAATACACTTAAAGGGAAAGAAGAAGTGGGAACATTGGACATTATGCCAAATGAACCACACGACT is part of the Bacteroidota bacterium genome and encodes:
- a CDS encoding oxidoreductase, whose product is MLQRLFFNIFCLFLILNSASAQTIQMLNTDGELSFRGLSVVDDDVVWVSGSKGTVGKSIDGGKTFQWMKVKGYEQCDFRDIEAFSKDVAIIMSIAEPAYILKTTNGGRSWKKVYENATKGMFLDAMDFFDEKHGVVIGDPINGFFFIAQTKDGGKTWKETFHGYYLTADSSEACFASSGTNIRLFSQQRFGFVSGGMFSRFCKGNEMMSIPILQGGKTTGANSFAFKDSLTIMVVGGDFSDLQASPTCVFTNDGGKTWTTSTVPPSGYKSCVEFLEGNTWICCGLSGVDISNDNGKTWTKVSTDSFHACRKAKKGNGVYFSGAKSRIGKMIKIN